From the Musa acuminata AAA Group cultivar baxijiao chromosome BXJ3-7, Cavendish_Baxijiao_AAA, whole genome shotgun sequence genome, one window contains:
- the LOC135643174 gene encoding pectinesterase-like has protein sequence MAMLSAHFFSLFLLLVVMGVNGSGDPILSCSQTPYPQVCSSMVSGVPLFAQSETQSGFRDQLLQATLDRTLLAHKHASTMNLAPLDDPAKAAWADCLELFEDTIGHLNRSLGHFSSAEDAQTWLSAAMANQQTCKNGFAELGTSFLFTSSLFMANNISESLSNSLAVNNAMPRGKAPGNRRLLSQGFPGWVKAADRKLLQSSSSTIKANLVVAKDGSGDYKTISEAVAASAKLRSGTSRFVIFVKSGIYNENVVITNSMKNIMMIGDGMDATVVTGSKNVQDGSTTFRSATFAVSGGGFIARDMTFQNTAGPQKHQAVALRSGSDLSVFYRCSFKGYQDTLYVYSQRQFYRNCDIYGTVDFIFGDAVVVFQSCNIYVRKPMSGQQNTVTAQGRTDHNENTGISIHNSIVTAASDLRPVQGSFKTYLGRPWQKYSRTVFMKTSLDSLINPAGWLEWSGSFGLSTLYYAEYMNTGAGADTSKRVNWPGYHVIASSSEASKFTVGGFLSGDSWIPATGVPFSFGL, from the exons ATGGCCATGCTTTCAGCACATTTCTTCTCCCTGTTTCTCCTGTTGGTGGTCATGGGGGTTAACGGTAGTGGTGATCCGATACTATCATGTAGCCAAACACCTTACCCTCAGGTCTGCAGTTCAATGGTCAGCGGTGTCCCTCTCTTCGCGCAATCCGAAACCCAGTCAGGTTTTCGTGACCAACTCCTCCAGGCCACCTTGGACCGCACCCTGCTCGCCCACAAGCATGCATCAACCATGAACCTCGCGCCGCTCGATGATCCGGCCAAGGCCGCGTGGGCTGATTGCTTGGAGCTGTTTGAGGACACCATCGGCCATCTCAACCGCTCCCTGGGACACTTTTCGTCTGCCGAAGATGCTCAAACGTGGCTGAGTGCCGCGATGGCTAACCAACAGACGTGCAAAAATGGCTTCGCCGAGCTGGGAACTTCGTTCCTCTTCACATCCTCACTTTTCATGGCCAACAACATATCGGAGTCGCTTAGCAACTCGCTTGCCGTCAACAACGCGATGCCACGGGGCAAGGCACCGGGCAATCGCCGTTTGCTCTCCCAGGGGTTCCCAGGGTGGGTGAAAGCGGCGGATCGCAAGCTTCTTCAGTCGTCGAGCTCGACGATAAAAGCCAATCTGGTAGTGGCTAAAGATGGTTCCGGAGACTACAAGACCATCTCAGAAGCTGTCGCGGCTTCTGCAAAGCTAAGGAGTGGAACGTCAAGGTTCGTGATCTTTGTGAAATCTGGTATATACAACGAGAACGTAGTGATCACCAACTCCATGAAGAACATAATGATGATTGGAGACGGAATGGATGCCACCGTAGTCACAGGTAGCAAGAACGTTCAAGATGGCTCCACAACGTTCCGCTCTGCTACTTTCG CTGTCTCCGGTGGCGGTTTCATAGCACGGGACATGACCTTCCAGAACACGGCAGGACCCCAGAAACATCAGGCGGTCGCACTCCGTTCGGGGTCGGACCTCTCAGTGTTCTACCGCTGCAGCTTCAAAGGCTACCAAGACACTCTCTACGTGTACTCACAGCGACAGTTCTACCGCAATTGTGACATATACGGCACCGTCGACTTCATCTTCGGCGACGCCGTCGTTGTATTCCAGAGCTGCAACATTTACGTGCGGAAGCCAATGAGCGGCCAGCAGAACACCGTCACTGCCCAAGGCCGAACCGACCACAACGAGAACACCGGCATATCGATTCATAATTCTATAGTGACTGCGGCATCGGACCTCAGGCCAGTGCAGGGCTCGTTCAAGACATATCTCGGCAGGCCGTGGCAGAAGTACTCCAGGACAGTTTTCATGAAGACATCGCTGGACAGCCTAATTAATCCGGCCGGGTGGCTGGAGTGGAGCGGGAGCTTTGGTTTGAGTACCTTGTATTATGCGGAGTACATGAACACGGGTGCAGGCGCTGACACCAGCAAGCGGGTGAATTGGCCAGGCTACCATGTCATAGCGAGTTCGTCAGAAGCCAGCAAATTCACCGTGGGAGGCTTCTTGTCCGGTGACTCGTGGATTCCGGCCACTGGGGTCCCTTTCAGTTTCGGCCTCTGA